From Camelina sativa cultivar DH55 chromosome 7, Cs, whole genome shotgun sequence, one genomic window encodes:
- the LOC109125648 gene encoding uncharacterized protein LOC109125648, protein MASSRDPSKAVVMERKKKGAPIKFLVPLIYAPALPLIRLTLRHKPVLRDRLFGLVLAGAFAHGFYLVTDIYDQESK, encoded by the exons ATGGCGTCGTCAAGGGATCCTTCAAAAGCAGTAGTaatggagaggaagaagaaaggagctCCGATCAAATTCTTGGTGCCTCTCATTTACGCGCCTGCTCTTCCTTTGATCCGCTTGACTTTGAGGCATAAACCAGTTCTCAGAGACCGTCTCTTCGGTCTTGTCCTCGCCGGTGCTTTCGCTCATGGCTTCTATCTTgt AAcggatatatatgatcaagagagcaaatga
- the LOC104701502 gene encoding proline-rich receptor-like protein kinase PERK9, producing the protein MATSPVQPPVSNSPPSPPVASPPINNDTSQSVPDTQPPVTSPLPPSAPPPNRAPPPVVTSPPPVPSGAPPPPPLPKPPESSPPPPQPVIPSPPPSISSPPPPPTVQPPSRPPALVPPPASAPPPRPSPPPPIFERSPPPPPSERPIQSPPSPPPSDRPTQSPPPPSGPPIQSPPSPSPPSDRPTQSPPPSPPSERPTQSPPPKPSPPRRSPDTPPPTISSPPPPRSPPNILVPGSDNPSQNNPALRPPPDTSSSTDGSGIGAGAVVGISVAVALVVFTLIGIFVWCLRRREKRLSAVSGGDVTPSPMSSTARSDSAFFRMQSSAPVVGSKRSGSHHYSQSQSGGLGNSKALFSYEELVKATNGFSEENLLGEGGFGSVYKGILPDGRVVAVKQLKIGGGQGDREFKAEVETLSRIHHRHLVSIVGHCISGDRRLLIYDYVSNNDLYFHLHVSKSALDWATRVKIAAGAARGLAYLHEDCHPRIIHRDIKSSNILLEDNFDARVSDFGLARLALDCNTHITTRVIGTFGYMAPEYASSGKLTEKSDVYSFGVVLLELITGRKPVDTSQPLGEESLVEWARPLISHAIETEEFDSLADPKLGENYVDSEMFRMIEAAGACVRHSAAKRPRMGQIVRAFESLAGEDLTNGMRLGESEVFNSAQQSAEIRLFRRMAFGSQNYSTDFFTHSSYNSRDENV; encoded by the exons ATGGCAACATCACCGGTACAACCTCCGGTATCTAATTCTCCACCGTCTCCTCCGGTAGCTTCACCGCCGATAAATAATGATACTTCACAATCAGTTCCTGATACACAACCACCAGTAACATCGCCGCTTCCTCCATCAGCTCCTCCACCAAATAGAGCTCCTCCTCCGGTTGTGACTTCACCACCACCAGTACCGAGTGGAGcaccaccgcctcctcctcTGCCAAAACCACCTGAGagctctcctccaccaccgcaACCAGTGATCCCTTCACCTCCTCCTTCAATTTCATCGCCGCCACCACCGCCAACGGTGCAGCCACCAAGTAGGCCACCTGCATTAGTCCCTCCTCCTGCTTCTGCTCCTCCTCCACGGCCTTCGCCTCCACCGCCAATCTTCGAACgttctcctcctccgccgccatCAGAGCGTCCAATTCAatctcctccttctccaccGCCATCAGACCGTCCCACtcaatctcctcctccgccttcAGGTCCTCCAATTcaatctcctccttctccttcaccGCCTTCAGATCGTCCCActcaatctcctcctccttcaccgCCATCAGAGCGTCCCACGcagtctcctcctcctaaaCCTTCACCCCCCAGGAGAAGTCCAGATACTCCACCACCAAcgatctcttctcctcctcctccacgtTCTCCTCCCAACATACTTGTCCCAGGTTCTGACAATCCATCTCAGAACAACCCTGCTCTTAGACCTCCTCCTGATACTTCAAGTTCAACTGATGGTAGTGGAATTGGTGCTGGTGCTGTTGTTGGTATCAGTGTAGCAGTTGCACTTGTGGTGTTCACTCTTATTGGAATTTTTGTCTGGTGCTTGAGGAGACGAGAAAAACGTCTTTCAGCTGTTAGTGGTGGCGATGTTACACCATCACCAATGAGCTCTACCGCAAGATCAG ATTCAGCTTTTTTTAGGATGCAGTCATCTGCACCTGTTGTAGGTAGCAAGCGTTCTGGCAGTCATCATTACTCACAGTCACAATCTGGCGGCTTAGGCAATTCAAAAGCATTGTTTTCTTACGAAGAACTTGTGAAGGCAACAAATGGGTTTTCAGAAGAAAACCTATTGGGTGAAGGTGGGTTTGGTAGTGTATATAAAGGGATATTACCGGATGGGAGAGTAGTTGCTGTGAAACAACTTAAAATTGGTGGAGGACAAGGCGACCGAGAGTTTAAAGCTGAAGTTGAGACTCTTAGCAGGATTCATCACCGCCATTTGGTTTCCATCGTGGGACATTGCATCTCTGGTGACCGCAGATTGCTCATTTATGATTATGTCTCTAATAATGACCTTTACTTCCACCTTCATG tttcaaaatctGCTCTGGACTGGGCAACTCGTGTTAAAATTGCTGCTGGTGCGGCTCGTGGACTAGCTTATCTTCATGAAGATT GTCACCCGCGTATCATTCACAGGGACATAAAGTCGTCTAACATTCTTTTAGAGGACAACTTTGATGCTCGG gTTTCTGACTTTGGTCTTGCAAGATTAGCTCTTGATTGTAACACTCATATCACAACACGGGTTATTGGAACATTTGG CTACATGGCTCCTGAATATGCATCAAGTGGGAAATTAACAGAGAAATCAGATGTATACTCCTTTGGAGTTGTTCTACTTGAGTTAATCACTGGACGTAAACCTGTGGATACATCCCAACCACTGGGAGAGGAGAGCCTTGTTGAATGG GCCCGGCCTCTGATAAGTCATGCTATCGAAACCGAGGAGTTTGATTCTTTAGCAGACCCCAAGCTTGGAGAAAACTATGTGGATTCTGAAATGTTTAGAATGATAGAAGCAGCGGGAGCTTGCGTGCGCCATTCAGCTGCCAAGAGACCTCGGATGGGACAA ATTGTGAGAGCTTTTGAAAGTTTAGCTGGGGAAGACCTTACCAACGGAATGAGACTAGGAGAAAGCGAAGTCTTTAACTCAGCTCAACAGTCAGCAGAGATCAGATTATTTAGAAGAATGGCATTTGGTAGCCAAAACTACAGTACAGATTTTTTCACACATAGTAGTTACAATAGCAGAGACGAAAACGTGTAA
- the LOC104701503 gene encoding uncharacterized protein LOC104701503 codes for MEEDCGAFAADCVVLCCCCECFILQVFIFVFFKVPCKLAHKMKRFVTRRLRGKKRRNAKIFLPTKEDDCRDREEHVSRLSCMQDIEEMMHELSMKGEFVFGSFWRQGDSANDLDFGNSQFEIATYRDHHSLSLLIAQDVLLDSRIHIMKR; via the coding sequence ATGGAAGAAGATTGTGGTGCTTTTGCAGCAGATTGTGTTGTACTTTGTTGCTGCTGCGAGTGCTTTATACTACAAGTCTTTATCTTTGTATTCTTCAAGGTTCCTTGTAAACTTGCACATAAAATGAAGAGATTTGTGACCAGAAGGCTTcgaggaaagaagagaagaaacgcGAAGATCTTCCTACCGACAAAGGAGGATGATTGCAGAGACAGAGAGGAGCATGTGTCGAGATTAAGTTGCATGCAAGACATTGAGGAGATGATGCATGAACTTTCCATGAAAGGAGAGTTTGTGTTTGGGAGTTTCTGGAGACAGGGAGACTCTGCAAATGATTTGGATTTCGGAAACTCACAGTTCGAAATAGCTACATACAGAGATCATCATTCCTTGTCATTGCTCATTGCACAAGATGTCTTATTGGATTCAAGAATCCACATAATGAAGCGTTAA
- the LOC104701505 gene encoding transcription factor bHLH49-like, whose product MLDEIVNYIQSLQRQVEFLSIKLATVNPQMDFNLEGLLAKDALQLRAGSSSTTPFPPKYVNGLSSFTTWIHATDPFQHRTDHKFTIVSYKWRIQATGNNWMGG is encoded by the exons ATGCTTGATGAAATCGTAAACTACATACAATCGCTACAACGCCAAGTTGAG tttttatcGATAAAACTTGCAACTGTGAACCCACAAATGGACTTTAACCTTGAAGGTCTTCTTGCAAAAGAT GCACTTCAACTACGAGCTGGTTCTTCATCTACAACACCATTCCCCCCCAAATATGTCAATGGCTTATCCTCCTTTACCACATGGATTCATGCAACTGACCCTTTCCAGCATCGGACGGACCATAAGTTCACCATTGTCTCCTATAAATGGCGGATTCAAGCGACAG GAAACAACTGGATGGGAGGGTGA